Proteins found in one Ctenopharyngodon idella isolate HZGC_01 chromosome 16, HZGC01, whole genome shotgun sequence genomic segment:
- the ldlrad4b gene encoding low-density lipoprotein receptor class A domain-containing protein 4b isoform X2, with the protein MRNLTAPDGSNVTCGSQLQGMEISELEFVQIVIIIVVMTVMVVVVVCLLNHYKLTTWSFLSRASQAQSQDLSLQTEGSLWPSDNGLRQGASEVVYAPQPRDRFTAPTFMQHNRFRRFQPTYPYLQHEIDLPPTISLSDGEEPPPYQGPCTLQLRDPEQQLELNRESVRAPPNRTIFDSDLIDMHSSGGGGGPRPPSSNSGISATSSSTHGRMEGPPPAYSQVIGQHSGIVLYLHQHSNNPPVPVTVQTPPRGQTDLNSPESTIALSKDPQREELV; encoded by the exons CTGAACTGGAGTTTGTGCAGATCGTGATCATAATCGTCGTGATGACTGTGATGGTCGTAGTGGTTGTGTGCCTGCTCAACCACTACAAACTCACCACGTGGTCGTTCCTGAGCCGGGCAAGTCAGGCACAGAGTCAGGATCTCTCTCTGCAGACG GAGGGTTCTTTGTGGCCATCAGATAATGGGCTGAGACAAGGAGCATCTGAG GTGGTTTACGCTCCTCAGCCAAGGGACCGTTTCACCGCTCCCACTTTCATGCAGCACAACCGCTTCAGACGTTTCCAGCCTACCTACCCATACCTGCAGCACGAGATCGATCTGCCACCCACCATCTCGCTGTCAGACGGAGAGGAGCCGCCGCCGTATCAGGGCCCCTGCACACTGCAGCTGAGAGATCCCGAACAGCAGCTCGAGCTCAACAGAGAGTCCGTACGTGCCCCGCCCAACCGGACCATCTTCGACAGCGACCTCATtgacatgcacagttcaggggGTGGCGGTGGGCCGCGACCTCCCAGTAGCAACTCTGGGATCAGCGCCACCAGCTCCAGTACCCATGGACGCATGGAGGGCCCTCCGCCTGCTTATAGTCAAGTAATTGGGCAGCATTCGGGCATCGTACTTTACCTCCACCAGCACAGCAATAACCCGCCCGTCCCTGTCACTGTGCAGACTCCGCCCAGGGGCCAGACAGATTTAAACAGCCCAGAGAGCACAATAGCGCTAAGCAAAGACCCACAAAGGGAGGAGCTAGTGTGA
- the fam210ab gene encoding uncharacterized protein C18orf19 homolog B: MQRMWAPVTLRRVVLLRSAYLGHTWAARELPVTVQTSRCFSCTNVIRTKEGLKTSTEEETPLNPPQSLAGTEGLYKPDTGSELQSKGDVDPLQDKSIGLFQRFKKTFKQYGKVMVPVHIVTSTVWFGSFYYAAMKGVNLVPFLEFIGLPDWMVGILRDSQGGYALTAYAMYKLATPARYTVTLGGTSLSVQYLRKHGYLSTPPPVKGYLQDKMEETRELLSEKMEETKERFSEKMEETKEMLSERMEETKERFSETKDKFSEKLQETKDKMSFRKKAD; this comes from the exons ATGCAGCGGATGTGGGCTCCAGTCACACTGCGGCGTGTGGTCCTGCTGCGCTCTGCGTACCTGGGTCACACCTGGGCTGCACGTGAGCTTCCTGTGACCGTCCAGACCTCACGCTGCTTCAGTTGCACTAATGTCATCAGGACGAAGGAGGGCCTCAAAACGTCCACAGAGGAAGAAACGCCATTAAATCCTCCGCAGAGTCTAGCAGGGACTGAGGGTCTGTATAAGCCTGATACAGGGTCTGAACTTCAGAGTAAGGGTGATGTCGACCCTCTGCAGGACAAATCTATCGGGCTCTTCCAGAGGTTTAAAAAGACGTTTAAACAGTATGGTAAAGTCATGGTGCCTGTGCACATCGTCACGTCCACAGTGTGGTTTGGGAGCTTCTATTATGCTGCAATGAA AGGAGTGAATCTGGTCCCGTTTCTGGAGTTTATCGGTTTACCGGATTGGATGGTGGGAATTTTGCGAGATTCCCAGGGTGGCTATGCACTCACAGCCTATGCCATGTATAAG CTCGCTACTCCTGCCCGATACACCGTTACACTGGGCGGCACATCCCTGTCTGTACAGTACCTCCGCAAACACGGATACCTCTCCACCCCTCCGCCTGTTAAAGGGTACCTGCAAGACAAAATGGAGGAAACCAGGGAACTACTGAGTGAAAAAATGGAGGAGACGAAAGAGAGGTTTTCAGAGAAGATGGAGGAAACCAAAGAAATGCTCTCAGAAAGAATGGAGGAGACTAAAGAGAGATTCTCTGAAACGAAAGACAAATTTTCTGAGAAACTGCAGGAGACGAAAGACAAAATGTCTTTCCGTAAGAAAGCCGACTAG
- the mc5rb gene encoding melanocortin 5b receptor: MNTSEWPTLSPNASLRHTNHSDESSRSKSSASAACEQVHIAPEVFLTLGLISLLENILVILAIVKNKNLHSPMYFFVCSLAVADMLVSVSNAWETIVIHLLANRSLVIEDHFIRQMDNVFDSLICISVVASMLSLLAIAVDRYVTIFYALRYHNIMTVRRAGILIGSIWTFSASCGIIFIIYSDTKPVVVCLVAMFFAMLLLMASLYSHMFLLARSHVKRMAALPGYNANIRQRASMKGAVTLTILLGIFIVCWAPFFLHLILMISCPRNIYCICFMSHFNMYLILIMCNSVIDPLIYALRSQEMRKTFKEILCFDGLRSLCNLVSKY, from the coding sequence ATGAACACCTCAGAGTGGCCCACACTTTCTCCAAACGCGTCTTTGAGACACACAAACCACAGCGATGAGTCAAGCAGGTCCAAGTCGAGTGCTTCAGCTGCCTGTGAGCAGGTGCATATTGCACCTGAGGTCTTCCTCACACTGGGGCTCATCAGCCTTCTTGAAAACATCCTGGTCATCCTTGCCATCGTGAAGAACAAGAACCTCCACTCACCCATGTACTTCTTCGTCTGCAGCCTAGCAGTGGCCGACATGTTAGTTAGTGTTTCCAACGCATGGGAGACAATAGTCATCCACTTGCTGGCGAACAGGAGTTTGGTGATTGAGGATCACTTCATCCGTCAAATGGATAACGTCTTTGATTCTCTCATCTGTATCTCTGTGGTGGCGTCTATGTTGAGCCTGTTAGCGATCGCAGTGGATCGCTACGTGACTATCTTCTATGCTCTGCGCTACCATAATATAATGACCGTACGGCGAGCTGGGATTCTCATTGGCAGCATCTGGACCTTCTCCGCAAGTTGTGggatcatcttcatcatctacTCCGACACTAAGCCCGTGGTGGTGTGCCTGGTGGCCATGTTCTTTGCCATGCTGCTGCTGATGGCGTCACTCTATAGCCACATGTTCCTGCTGGCCCGTTCGCATGTCAAACGCATGGCGGCATTGCCGGGCTATAATGCCAACATCAGGCAGAGAGCTAGCATGAAGGGTGCCGTCACCCTTACCATACTACTGGGAATCTTCATCGTGTGCTGGGCACCATTTTTTCTCCATCTCATCCTCATGATCTCCTGCCCACGGAACATTTACTGCATCTGCTTCATGTCACACTTTAACATGTACTTGATACTCATCATGTGTAACTCTGTGATTGACCCACTGATCTATGCGCTCAGGAGCCAAGAGATGAGAAAGACCTTTAAAGAGATCCTTTGCTTTGACGGACTACGCAGCCTCTGCAACCTGGTCAGCAAATATTGA
- the mc2r gene encoding adrenocorticotropic hormone receptor: MNSSTEAPFTNSTDCAEVQVPSQVFLAIAVASLSENLLVIVAVIKNKNLHSPMYCFICNLAVFNTISSLSKGLEDILLLFVDAGHLNSRGPFELKIDDIMDSLTLMGFLGSIFSILGIAVDRYISIFHALRYHTLMTMRRVVVILSAIWVLCGTSGVLMIGFCVAATVKIFFVVLFFTALLLILLLYVHMFLLARHHANRIASMPGAQARHRQSSLRGALTLTILIGVFVACWAPFLFHLLIIMICPENPYCECYRSLFQLHVVLLVSHAVIDPAIYAFRSAELRNTYKKMFLCSAARICKQCV, encoded by the coding sequence ATGAACTCAAGCACCGAAGCTCCATTCACCAACTCCACAGACTGCGCTGAGGTTCAGGTCCCCAGTCAGGTGTTCCTGGCCATCGCCGTCGCCAGTCTGAGCGAGAACCTCTTGGTGATTGTGGCCGTGATCAAAAACAAGAACCTTCACTCTCCTATGTACTGCTTCATCTGCAACCTGGCTGTGTTTAACACCATCTCCAGCCTCTCCAAGGGATTAGAAGACATCCTGCTCTTGTTTGTAGATGCCGGACACCTGAACTCCCGTGGCCCTTTTGAGCTGAAGATAGATGACATCATGGACTCTCTAACCCTCATGGGCTTCCTGGGCTCCATCTTCAGCATACTCGGCATAGCCGTGGATCGATACATCAGCATATTTCACGCTCTACGCTATCACACGCTTATGACCATGCGTCGTGTAGTGGTTATTTTGTCCGCTATCTGGGTGTTGTGTGGGACCAGCGGAGTGCTCATGATCGGGTTCTGCGTGGCCGCCACAGTGAAAATCTTCTTCGTTGTGCTCTTCTTCACAGCTCTGCTCCTGATCCTCTTGCTCTACGTGCATATGTTTCTGCTAGCACGCCACCACGCCAACAGGATCGCGTCTATGCCAGGCGCCCAGGCACGCCACAGACAAAGTAGCTTGAGGGGGGCGCTGACCCTCACTATCTTGATTGGAGTGTTTGTGGCCTGCTGGGCTCCTTTCTTATTTCATCTGCTGATTATTATGATTTGTCCAGAGAACCCGTACTGTGAGTGCTACCGCTCGCTCTTCCAGCTGCACGTAGTGCTACTAGTGAGTCACGCGGTCATTGATCCAGCCATTTACGCTTTCCGTAGCGCAGAGCTGCGCAATACCTACAAGAAAATGTTCCTGTGCTCAGCTGCAAGGATCTGTAAACAGTGTGTCTGA